A part of Rhopalosiphum maidis isolate BTI-1 chromosome 3, ASM367621v3, whole genome shotgun sequence genomic DNA contains:
- the LOC113558562 gene encoding uncharacterized protein LOC113558562 isoform X1 → MCSHPIQYQKCIMDNIQKYNREQLFFHELLKDIQEDIHFLNDSPGKVYMTLTEHLKNVNSRVPDPFKPEELVQMEECIRDAVKDLTDLDLNTYLCTGVVVLSEYLDSPEDMFDYIGKSKRRI, encoded by the exons ATGTGTTCACATCCTATACAATATCAAAAGT gtattatggaTAATATTCAGAAATACAATAGAGAACAATTATTCTTTCATGAACTTCTAAAAGACATCCAGGaagatattcattttttaaatgactccCCAGGCAAAGTTTACATGACTTTAAcggaacatttaaaaaatgtgaatagTAGAGTACCTGATCCATTTAAACCAGAAGAACTTGTTCAGATGGAAGAATGTATAAGAGATGCAGTGAAAGACCTGACCGATCTTGATCTTAACACTTACCTTTGTACTGGAGTTGTCGTTCTATCAGAATATTTAGATTCCCCAGAAGATATGTTTGATTATATTGGAAAATCAAAGAGACGCATATAA
- the LOC113558562 gene encoding uncharacterized protein LOC113558562 isoform X2: MDNIQKYNREQLFFHELLKDIQEDIHFLNDSPGKVYMTLTEHLKNVNSRVPDPFKPEELVQMEECIRDAVKDLTDLDLNTYLCTGVVVLSEYLDSPEDMFDYIGKSKRRI; encoded by the coding sequence atggaTAATATTCAGAAATACAATAGAGAACAATTATTCTTTCATGAACTTCTAAAAGACATCCAGGaagatattcattttttaaatgactccCCAGGCAAAGTTTACATGACTTTAAcggaacatttaaaaaatgtgaatagTAGAGTACCTGATCCATTTAAACCAGAAGAACTTGTTCAGATGGAAGAATGTATAAGAGATGCAGTGAAAGACCTGACCGATCTTGATCTTAACACTTACCTTTGTACTGGAGTTGTCGTTCTATCAGAATATTTAGATTCCCCAGAAGATATGTTTGATTATATTGGAAAATCAAAGAGACGCATATAA